One genomic window of Bactrocera dorsalis isolate Fly_Bdor chromosome 4, ASM2337382v1, whole genome shotgun sequence includes the following:
- the LOC105224926 gene encoding uncharacterized protein LOC105224926 isoform X1 has translation MAEIVELERLEDQLYQYHPELRLDSEELKLERRNRLFMQLQLSQPEVQLVALDAVSSLTNIKSMLEKCKDIVLDYSHIISPPAMSSIESSGDEFLGSQRPRRTAIRKRRTTSIQYNGSEVSKSQCGRKDDSPLSLSILIPQVVKGSEKMEISIDLGELDASQRLFASRVDELLRKRSNSSHQIEDAPSKENLNSNKCKDFHLPVATSSTIETINENTEKPEDEMLSRLISQVLVENQEAETLQATNLLDNINNNERSNYSADVPDPVESSKEQLVKKKRQRKSKKSAHVEKGPPKKRGRKPKNKPEKQGSLEYAEMAKSDLAKYVELFSNTCNMAGSVTPAASSTISQQLVTSTTHYLDSSDQQPITYYLEGNWENGGNCLLQTDNTHIDGGQEEFNMAELVNYIDNVGDAGNAIARVLDAPATLPVLVQDSQSNAIIPPPAHVSDVLLDLSKKSTISYSQTAPTINNIPIEIDNQDLMPLDLSLKSSKLIQKSVHNNNNLTPLETNFNNCAGKLNETTEGVFGEHDYVSFRAALDMPLIDLEDNINAFMQLTNNEAITTAPPAENTSTDCALLAKETANNPLPICNFELGEILSETTLCNNNHNSQYNRKANDLNSNVVKNGENALNQIKDNDTTTNIERLMNKTANANEHTKTAEVGVYESLTQRNCDATCSQNSDKGQWLEELYVAKENTASNTETKVANVAENNENKAEYSSTVGGIGHIDELHGDSGDLLFVDTETLVVNKSKSSFDGLVGATQLDTIREYFAPNEVSQTTNANEQDTENIENDAYDLSTKVDQSIDLKEDHQSHNVNVHLEIPQLQQLESNSEEFTYDYETALESIEDQDTAVNTVAESTQQPVGTQQYTEENNANESQKSDDLSCNDSGIGNSVVGNACESAEVIAKSTLTLLTNNNHSTVSNFIIEETAEIPTKSTGNVDTNMNIESDEGKEQTNKCTEGVRCQHYESKSIVEDGLSLKDCCKQEESNTAQAQITEIGNETESCREEDEDADISYKPKSVNAYSASETEVEDLKPRNHRKSNESFGQYAEVPLEGPQDVCIEKMIAVPTHHNALEADQKQAIEGVLDNVKAKQLDTNRNLSVLEMELKMDDDCLDFDDEMEDDALSLATSCFNSSDDERCPDMDPAPVADFKSVNTNENHENMQVVHVENEEMVDDKSTVVKVEATQCPTHVSSDILKKFKIPKISMTTATAKHASPAENVPTAGALPMVIVPTNAFNKQVIKTERDAIKPVNLEKITRTVQNVCAVTPLTQQQPAYQPQTTASTQISFDTIKPLMSDILQLPLSSNEADVNLKTVNDNTQISCLNGELAANSSDGWNTSRQAIAIARTFGVTCLPFLVDRCFKLGNCEFSHTFRESETVGDILLTFSEVHLNIAYRFAYNHENLFRRYMHEFCRAYSERNNRIKLLHMARDCVRYHDGNKLLMTIFHSLEYCGLNKINACRQILIYSQDRSQATIDMLLEIIFEADWTMFCEHIEKFIDIAAYKFRVKVLNQMAQTILQTNDQRMTSLFFKCLVNLDSNDVGLVQDSPILMQLLELIKNGQICR, from the exons ATGGCAGAAATCGTTGAACTTGAACGGCTTGAAGACCAGTTATACCAGTATCACCCAGAATTAAGACTCGACAGTGAAGAATTGAAATTGGAACGACGTAACAGATTGTTTATGCAATTGCAATTAAGTCAACCAGAAGTGCAGCTGGTTGCACTAGATGCTGTTTCTTCACTTACGAATATAAAGAGTATGTTAGAAAAGTGTAAGGACATTGTACTTGATTATTCCCATATAATTTCGCCGCCTGCTATGTCTTCTATTGAATCTAGCGGTGATGAGTTTTTAGGCTCCCAAAGACCACGACGTACGGCAATACGTAAACGAAGAACCACATCTATCCAATACAATGGGTCTGAAGTAAGTAAATCTCAGTGTGGTCGAAAAGATGATTCGCCCCTTTCGTTATCTATATTAATACCTCAAGTTGTAAAGGGTtcagaaaaaatggaaatttcgaTTGACTTGGGGGAACTTGATGCTTCTCAACGATTATTTGCTAGTCGAGTTGACGAATTGTTGCGTAAACGATCGAATAGTAGCCACCAGATAGAAGATGCGCCCTCGAAAGAAAATCTGAATAGCAATAAATGTAAAGATTTTCATTTGCCCGTAGCTACATCAAGTACTATTGAGACTATTAACGAAAACACTGAAAAGCCAGAAGATGAGATGTTATCACGTTTAATATCTCAAGTGCTTGTCGAAAATCAGGAAGCAGAGACTTTACAAGCCACCAATCTACTTGATAATATCAATAATAATGAGCGCAGTAATTACAGTGCGGATGTGCCTGATCCTGTTGAATCTTCTAAGGAGCAATTAGTGAAGAAAAAACGCCaacgaaaatcgaaaaaatcagCACATGTAGAAAAAGGACCGCCGAAAAAACGTGGTCGAAAACCGAAAAACAAACCTGAGAAACAAGGTTCACTAGAATATGCGGAAATGGCTAAAAGCGACTTGGCTAAGTATGTTGAACTTTTTTCCAATACATGTAATATGGCAGGATCGGTCACACCTGCGGCTTCATCCACAATATCGCAACAGTTGGTTACATCCACGACTCATTACTTGGATTCGAGCGATCAGCAACCAATCACATATTATCTTGAAGGTAATTGGGAAAATGGTGGAAATTGTCTTTTACAAACCGATAATACGCACATTGATGGTGGTCAAGAAGAATTCAATATGGCAGAGTTG GTGAATTACATAGACAATGTAGGCGATGCTGGGAATGCAATAGCGCGGGTTCTTGATGCTCCTGCTACCTTGCCTGTTTTGGTACAGGACTCACAAAGCAATGCAATTATTCCTCCGCCAGCGCATGTTTCCGATGTGTTGTTGGATTTATCGAAAAAGTCTACAATATCTTACAGCCAGACCGCACCAACTATTAATAATATACCCATCGAAATTGACAATCAGGATCTAATGCCTCTGGACCTGTCTTTAAAATCGTCAAAACTGATTCAAAAGTCCgttcacaacaacaataacttaacgcctttggaaacaaattttaataattgtgctggaaaattaaatgaaacgaCGGAAGGTGTTTTTGGAGAGCATGACTATGTTTCCTTTAGAGCAGCGTTAGACATGCCTCTCATTGACCTTGAAGATAATATCAATGCTTTTATGCAACTAACCAACAATGAGGCAATTACGACAGCTCCGCCAGCAGAAAATACTTCAACAGATTGTG caTTACTAGCTAAGGAAACAGCTAACAATCCACTACCGATTTGTAACTTTGAACTCGGTGAAATTCTTTCCGAGACTACTTTAtgcaacaacaatcacaactCCCAATATAACAGGAAAGCCAATGATTTAAATTCGAATGTTGTGAAAAATGGCGAAAACGccttaaatcaaataaaagacaATGATACTACAACAAATATTGAACGGTTAATGAATAAAACGGCCAACGCAAACGAACACACTAAAACTGCTGAGGTCGGTGTGTATGAAAGTTTAACTCAACGTAATTGCGATGCCACTTGCAGTCAAAACAGTGATAAAGGGCAATGGTTAGAAGAACTCTATGTTGCTAAGGAAAATACCGCCTCAAATACTGAAACTAAAGTAGCAAATGTGgcagaaaataatgaaaataaagcaGAATATTCTTCCACCGTTGGTGGTATTGGTCATATTGATGAATTACACGGAGATTCAGGTGATTTGCTATTCGTGGACACAGAAACGCTTGTGGTAAACAAATCAAAATCCTCATTTGATGGACTGGTAGGTGCCACACAATTAGATACTATCAGGGAATATTTTGCTCCAAATGAGGTCAGCCAAACAACTAACGCTAACGAACAAGATACTGAGAATATAGAGAATGACGCTTATGATTTGTCAACAAAAGTCGATCAAAGTATTGATTTAAAAGAAGATCACCAGAGTCATAACGTTAACGTACATTTAGAAATACCACAGCTACAGCAGTTGGAAAGCAATTCCGAAGAATTCACATACGATTATGAGACGGCTCTTGAAAGCATTGAAGATCAGGACACCGCCGTAAACACTGTGGCAGAAAGCACACAACAACCTGTTGGAACACAACAATACACCGAAGAAAATAATGCCAACGAATCGCAAAAAAGTGACG ACTTGAGTTGCAATGATTCAGGTATAGGAAATTCTGTAGTCGGCAATGCTTGCGAAAGTGCAGAGGTAATAGCAAAATCAACGCTGACGTTGCTTACTAACAACAATCACTCAACAGTTAGTAATTTCATAATAGAGGAAACAGCGGAAATACCGACAAAGTCGACCGGAAATGTTGATACAAATATGAACATTGAAAGTGATGAAGGAAAAGAGCAGACGAATAAATGCACCGAAGGTGTGAGATGCCAACATTATGAAA gCAAATCTATTGTAGAAGACGGCTTATCCCTGAAGGATTGCTGTAAGCAGGAAGAATCAAATACAGCCCAAGCGCAAATAACTG AAATAGGTAATGAAACAGAAAGCTGTCGTGAGGAGGATGAAGATGCTGACATTTCCTATAAACCGAAGAGTGTAAACGCATATAGTGCTTCAGAAACTG AAGTAGAAGATCTAAAGCCAAGAAATCATCGCAAGAGCAATGAAAGTTTCGGTCAATATGCGGAAGTACCTTTGGAGGGTCCACAAGATGTGTGTATTGAAAAAATGATTGCTGTTCCGACTCATCACAACGCCTTAGAAGCAGATCAGAAGCAAGCAATTGAAGGAGTGTTAGATAATGTAAAAGCAAAACAACTCGATACAAATCGCAATTTATCTGTTCTGGAGATGGAATTGAAAATGGATGATGACTGCTTGGATTTTGACGATGAAATGGAAGACGATGCGCTATCTCTAGCAACATCATGTTTCAA TTCATCAGATGATGAGCGGTGTCCCGATATGGATCCTGCTCCTGTGGCAGACTTTAAGTCAGTTAACACGAATGAGAACCACGAAAATATGCAGGTCGTACATGTCGAAAATGAAGAAATGGTGGACGATAAGAGCACAGTTGTCAAGGTAGAAGCTACACAGTGCCCAACACACGTGTCGagtgatattttaaaaaagttcaaaataccGAAAATCTCAATGACGACCGCAACGGCGAAACACGCTAGTCCAGCAGAAAACGTGCCCACAGCAGGCGCATTACCCATGGTAATAGTGCCAACGAATGCCTTTAATAAACAAGTAATTAAAACGGAACGGGATGCCATCAAACCCGTAAACTTGGAGAAAATCACacgcacagtacaaaatgtgtgcGCGGTAACGCCCTTAACACAACAGCAACCGGCGTACCAGCCTCAAACTACTGCCAGCACACAAATTTCATTCGACACCATCAAACCGCTTATGAGCGACATATTGCAATTGCCGTTATCTAGTAACGAAGCGGATGTGAATTTGAAAACAGTTAATGATAACACACAAATTTCATGTCTGAATGGCGAATTAGCTGCTAATAGTAGTGATGGTTGGAACACCAGTCGGCAGGCAATAGCCATAGCGAGGACCTTTGGTGTCACATGTTTGCCTTTCTTAGTAGACCGATGCTTTAAGCTCGGCAACTGTGAattttcacacacatttcgcgagtCGGAAACTGTCGGGGatattttgcttacattttcaGAGGTGCACCTAAATATTGCATATAGATTTGCCTATAATCATGAAAACCTTTTTCGCCGTTACATGCACGAGTTCTGTCGTGCCTATTCGGAGCGAAACAATCGCATAAAATTGTTACATATGGCGCGTGACTGTGTGCGGTACCATGATGGTAACAAGCTATTGATGACAATATTTCATAGTCTGGAATATTGCGGCCTAAACAAAATCAATGCATGCCGACAGATCTTAATTTACAGTCAAGATAGATCACAAGCAACCATAGATATGTTGTTAGAAATTATATTCGAGGCCGATTGGACTATGTTTTGTGAACATATCGAGAAATTCATTGATATTGCTGCATACAAATTTCGTGTGAAGGTGCTGAATCAAATGGCGCAAACCATTTTGCAGACAAACGATCAACGAATGACTTCGCTCTTTTTCAAATGTCTCGTGAATTTAGATTCAAATGATGTCGGACTTGTACAGGACTCACCCATACTCATGCAATTGCTAGAGCTGATAAAGAATGGACAAATATGCCGGTAA
- the LOC105224926 gene encoding uncharacterized protein LOC105224926 isoform X4 has translation MAEIVELERLEDQLYQYHPELRLDSEELKLERRNRLFMQLQLSQPEVQLVALDAVSSLTNIKSMLEKCKDIVLDYSHIISPPAMSSIESSGDEFLGSQRPRRTAIRKRRTTSIQYNGSEGSEKMEISIDLGELDASQRLFASRVDELLRKRSNSSHQIEDAPSKENLNSNKCKDFHLPVATSSTIETINENTEKPEDEMLSRLISQVLVENQEAETLQATNLLDNINNNERSNYSADVPDPVESSKEQLVKKKRQRKSKKSAHVEKGPPKKRGRKPKNKPEKQGSLEYAEMAKSDLAKYVELFSNTCNMAGSVTPAASSTISQQLVTSTTHYLDSSDQQPITYYLEGNWENGGNCLLQTDNTHIDGGQEEFNMAELVNYIDNVGDAGNAIARVLDAPATLPVLVQDSQSNAIIPPPAHVSDVLLDLSKKSTISYSQTAPTINNIPIEIDNQDLMPLDLSLKSSKLIQKSVHNNNNLTPLETNFNNCAGKLNETTEGVFGEHDYVSFRAALDMPLIDLEDNINAFMQLTNNEAITTAPPAENTSTDCALLAKETANNPLPICNFELGEILSETTLCNNNHNSQYNRKANDLNSNVVKNGENALNQIKDNDTTTNIERLMNKTANANEHTKTAEVGVYESLTQRNCDATCSQNSDKGQWLEELYVAKENTASNTETKVANVAENNENKAEYSSTVGGIGHIDELHGDSGDLLFVDTETLVVNKSKSSFDGLVGATQLDTIREYFAPNEVSQTTNANEQDTENIENDAYDLSTKVDQSIDLKEDHQSHNVNVHLEIPQLQQLESNSEEFTYDYETALESIEDQDTAVNTVAESTQQPVGTQQYTEENNANESQKSDDLSCNDSGIGNSVVGNACESAEVIAKSTLTLLTNNNHSTVSNFIIEETAEIPTKSTGNVDTNMNIESDEGKEQTNKCTEGVRCQHYESKSIVEDGLSLKDCCKQEESNTAQAQITEIGNETESCREEDEDADISYKPKSVNAYSASETEVEDLKPRNHRKSNESFGQYAEVPLEGPQDVCIEKMIAVPTHHNALEADQKQAIEGVLDNVKAKQLDTNRNLSVLEMELKMDDDCLDFDDEMEDDALSLATSCFNSSDDERCPDMDPAPVADFKSVNTNENHENMQVVHVENEEMVDDKSTVVKVEATQCPTHVSSDILKKFKIPKISMTTATAKHASPAENVPTAGALPMVIVPTNAFNKQVIKTERDAIKPVNLEKITRTVQNVCAVTPLTQQQPAYQPQTTASTQISFDTIKPLMSDILQLPLSSNEADVNLKTVNDNTQISCLNGELAANSSDGWNTSRQAIAIARTFGVTCLPFLVDRCFKLGNCEFSHTFRESETVGDILLTFSEVHLNIAYRFAYNHENLFRRYMHEFCRAYSERNNRIKLLHMARDCVRYHDGNKLLMTIFHSLEYCGLNKINACRQILIYSQDRSQATIDMLLEIIFEADWTMFCEHIEKFIDIAAYKFRVKVLNQMAQTILQTNDQRMTSLFFKCLVNLDSNDVGLVQDSPILMQLLELIKNGQICR, from the exons ATGGCAGAAATCGTTGAACTTGAACGGCTTGAAGACCAGTTATACCAGTATCACCCAGAATTAAGACTCGACAGTGAAGAATTGAAATTGGAACGACGTAACAGATTGTTTATGCAATTGCAATTAAGTCAACCAGAAGTGCAGCTGGTTGCACTAGATGCTGTTTCTTCACTTACGAATATAAAGAGTATGTTAGAAAAGTGTAAGGACATTGTACTTGATTATTCCCATATAATTTCGCCGCCTGCTATGTCTTCTATTGAATCTAGCGGTGATGAGTTTTTAGGCTCCCAAAGACCACGACGTACGGCAATACGTAAACGAAGAACCACATCTATCCAATACAATGGGTCTGAA GGTtcagaaaaaatggaaatttcgaTTGACTTGGGGGAACTTGATGCTTCTCAACGATTATTTGCTAGTCGAGTTGACGAATTGTTGCGTAAACGATCGAATAGTAGCCACCAGATAGAAGATGCGCCCTCGAAAGAAAATCTGAATAGCAATAAATGTAAAGATTTTCATTTGCCCGTAGCTACATCAAGTACTATTGAGACTATTAACGAAAACACTGAAAAGCCAGAAGATGAGATGTTATCACGTTTAATATCTCAAGTGCTTGTCGAAAATCAGGAAGCAGAGACTTTACAAGCCACCAATCTACTTGATAATATCAATAATAATGAGCGCAGTAATTACAGTGCGGATGTGCCTGATCCTGTTGAATCTTCTAAGGAGCAATTAGTGAAGAAAAAACGCCaacgaaaatcgaaaaaatcagCACATGTAGAAAAAGGACCGCCGAAAAAACGTGGTCGAAAACCGAAAAACAAACCTGAGAAACAAGGTTCACTAGAATATGCGGAAATGGCTAAAAGCGACTTGGCTAAGTATGTTGAACTTTTTTCCAATACATGTAATATGGCAGGATCGGTCACACCTGCGGCTTCATCCACAATATCGCAACAGTTGGTTACATCCACGACTCATTACTTGGATTCGAGCGATCAGCAACCAATCACATATTATCTTGAAGGTAATTGGGAAAATGGTGGAAATTGTCTTTTACAAACCGATAATACGCACATTGATGGTGGTCAAGAAGAATTCAATATGGCAGAGTTG GTGAATTACATAGACAATGTAGGCGATGCTGGGAATGCAATAGCGCGGGTTCTTGATGCTCCTGCTACCTTGCCTGTTTTGGTACAGGACTCACAAAGCAATGCAATTATTCCTCCGCCAGCGCATGTTTCCGATGTGTTGTTGGATTTATCGAAAAAGTCTACAATATCTTACAGCCAGACCGCACCAACTATTAATAATATACCCATCGAAATTGACAATCAGGATCTAATGCCTCTGGACCTGTCTTTAAAATCGTCAAAACTGATTCAAAAGTCCgttcacaacaacaataacttaacgcctttggaaacaaattttaataattgtgctggaaaattaaatgaaacgaCGGAAGGTGTTTTTGGAGAGCATGACTATGTTTCCTTTAGAGCAGCGTTAGACATGCCTCTCATTGACCTTGAAGATAATATCAATGCTTTTATGCAACTAACCAACAATGAGGCAATTACGACAGCTCCGCCAGCAGAAAATACTTCAACAGATTGTG caTTACTAGCTAAGGAAACAGCTAACAATCCACTACCGATTTGTAACTTTGAACTCGGTGAAATTCTTTCCGAGACTACTTTAtgcaacaacaatcacaactCCCAATATAACAGGAAAGCCAATGATTTAAATTCGAATGTTGTGAAAAATGGCGAAAACGccttaaatcaaataaaagacaATGATACTACAACAAATATTGAACGGTTAATGAATAAAACGGCCAACGCAAACGAACACACTAAAACTGCTGAGGTCGGTGTGTATGAAAGTTTAACTCAACGTAATTGCGATGCCACTTGCAGTCAAAACAGTGATAAAGGGCAATGGTTAGAAGAACTCTATGTTGCTAAGGAAAATACCGCCTCAAATACTGAAACTAAAGTAGCAAATGTGgcagaaaataatgaaaataaagcaGAATATTCTTCCACCGTTGGTGGTATTGGTCATATTGATGAATTACACGGAGATTCAGGTGATTTGCTATTCGTGGACACAGAAACGCTTGTGGTAAACAAATCAAAATCCTCATTTGATGGACTGGTAGGTGCCACACAATTAGATACTATCAGGGAATATTTTGCTCCAAATGAGGTCAGCCAAACAACTAACGCTAACGAACAAGATACTGAGAATATAGAGAATGACGCTTATGATTTGTCAACAAAAGTCGATCAAAGTATTGATTTAAAAGAAGATCACCAGAGTCATAACGTTAACGTACATTTAGAAATACCACAGCTACAGCAGTTGGAAAGCAATTCCGAAGAATTCACATACGATTATGAGACGGCTCTTGAAAGCATTGAAGATCAGGACACCGCCGTAAACACTGTGGCAGAAAGCACACAACAACCTGTTGGAACACAACAATACACCGAAGAAAATAATGCCAACGAATCGCAAAAAAGTGACG ACTTGAGTTGCAATGATTCAGGTATAGGAAATTCTGTAGTCGGCAATGCTTGCGAAAGTGCAGAGGTAATAGCAAAATCAACGCTGACGTTGCTTACTAACAACAATCACTCAACAGTTAGTAATTTCATAATAGAGGAAACAGCGGAAATACCGACAAAGTCGACCGGAAATGTTGATACAAATATGAACATTGAAAGTGATGAAGGAAAAGAGCAGACGAATAAATGCACCGAAGGTGTGAGATGCCAACATTATGAAA gCAAATCTATTGTAGAAGACGGCTTATCCCTGAAGGATTGCTGTAAGCAGGAAGAATCAAATACAGCCCAAGCGCAAATAACTG AAATAGGTAATGAAACAGAAAGCTGTCGTGAGGAGGATGAAGATGCTGACATTTCCTATAAACCGAAGAGTGTAAACGCATATAGTGCTTCAGAAACTG AAGTAGAAGATCTAAAGCCAAGAAATCATCGCAAGAGCAATGAAAGTTTCGGTCAATATGCGGAAGTACCTTTGGAGGGTCCACAAGATGTGTGTATTGAAAAAATGATTGCTGTTCCGACTCATCACAACGCCTTAGAAGCAGATCAGAAGCAAGCAATTGAAGGAGTGTTAGATAATGTAAAAGCAAAACAACTCGATACAAATCGCAATTTATCTGTTCTGGAGATGGAATTGAAAATGGATGATGACTGCTTGGATTTTGACGATGAAATGGAAGACGATGCGCTATCTCTAGCAACATCATGTTTCAA TTCATCAGATGATGAGCGGTGTCCCGATATGGATCCTGCTCCTGTGGCAGACTTTAAGTCAGTTAACACGAATGAGAACCACGAAAATATGCAGGTCGTACATGTCGAAAATGAAGAAATGGTGGACGATAAGAGCACAGTTGTCAAGGTAGAAGCTACACAGTGCCCAACACACGTGTCGagtgatattttaaaaaagttcaaaataccGAAAATCTCAATGACGACCGCAACGGCGAAACACGCTAGTCCAGCAGAAAACGTGCCCACAGCAGGCGCATTACCCATGGTAATAGTGCCAACGAATGCCTTTAATAAACAAGTAATTAAAACGGAACGGGATGCCATCAAACCCGTAAACTTGGAGAAAATCACacgcacagtacaaaatgtgtgcGCGGTAACGCCCTTAACACAACAGCAACCGGCGTACCAGCCTCAAACTACTGCCAGCACACAAATTTCATTCGACACCATCAAACCGCTTATGAGCGACATATTGCAATTGCCGTTATCTAGTAACGAAGCGGATGTGAATTTGAAAACAGTTAATGATAACACACAAATTTCATGTCTGAATGGCGAATTAGCTGCTAATAGTAGTGATGGTTGGAACACCAGTCGGCAGGCAATAGCCATAGCGAGGACCTTTGGTGTCACATGTTTGCCTTTCTTAGTAGACCGATGCTTTAAGCTCGGCAACTGTGAattttcacacacatttcgcgagtCGGAAACTGTCGGGGatattttgcttacattttcaGAGGTGCACCTAAATATTGCATATAGATTTGCCTATAATCATGAAAACCTTTTTCGCCGTTACATGCACGAGTTCTGTCGTGCCTATTCGGAGCGAAACAATCGCATAAAATTGTTACATATGGCGCGTGACTGTGTGCGGTACCATGATGGTAACAAGCTATTGATGACAATATTTCATAGTCTGGAATATTGCGGCCTAAACAAAATCAATGCATGCCGACAGATCTTAATTTACAGTCAAGATAGATCACAAGCAACCATAGATATGTTGTTAGAAATTATATTCGAGGCCGATTGGACTATGTTTTGTGAACATATCGAGAAATTCATTGATATTGCTGCATACAAATTTCGTGTGAAGGTGCTGAATCAAATGGCGCAAACCATTTTGCAGACAAACGATCAACGAATGACTTCGCTCTTTTTCAAATGTCTCGTGAATTTAGATTCAAATGATGTCGGACTTGTACAGGACTCACCCATACTCATGCAATTGCTAGAGCTGATAAAGAATGGACAAATATGCCGGTAA